Proteins from one Ramlibacter sp. PS4R-6 genomic window:
- the aroD gene encoding type I 3-dehydroquinate dehydratase has protein sequence MAARPIVTRHGELAFPAVCAPLVARTASDLQEECAAVAAKKPDLLEWRVDFFSAIGDMRAVLAAARDLRAAANGIPILFTRRSVREGGERIPVSEEYIVDLYGEVCAGGLADLVDVEMESEASHLRTVQMAAKDAGAMTVLSFHNFRATPSVQDLVARFERAYTLGADVAKVAVMPQSPADVLGLMAATQQAAHELPIPVVSMAMGPLGAVTRTAGWVFGSAMTFAVGRSSSAPGQMPIEDVRFVVEALKRAQSPKA, from the coding sequence ATGGCGGCGCGGCCCATCGTCACCCGCCACGGCGAGCTCGCGTTCCCCGCCGTCTGCGCGCCGCTCGTTGCGCGTACCGCCTCCGACCTCCAGGAGGAGTGCGCGGCCGTCGCCGCCAAGAAGCCCGACCTGCTCGAATGGCGTGTCGACTTCTTCTCCGCCATCGGCGACATGCGGGCGGTCCTGGCAGCAGCCAGGGACCTGCGCGCTGCCGCGAATGGCATCCCCATCCTCTTCACGCGCCGCAGCGTGCGCGAAGGCGGCGAGCGCATCCCGGTCAGCGAGGAGTACATCGTCGACCTCTATGGCGAGGTGTGCGCGGGCGGCCTCGCGGACCTGGTCGACGTCGAGATGGAAAGCGAGGCTTCGCACCTGCGCACCGTCCAGATGGCGGCGAAGGATGCGGGGGCGATGACCGTGCTGTCCTTCCACAATTTCCGCGCGACTCCGTCCGTGCAGGACCTCGTCGCGCGTTTCGAGCGCGCCTACACGCTGGGCGCCGACGTCGCGAAGGTCGCCGTCATGCCGCAGTCCCCGGCCGACGTGCTGGGGCTGATGGCGGCCACGCAGCAGGCGGCGCACGAGCTGCCGATCCCCGTGGTGAGCATGGCGATGGGGCCGCTCGGCGCCGTCACGCGCACGGCCGGCTGGGTGTTCGGCTCGGCGATGACCTTTGCCGTGGGCCGCAGCAGCTCGGCGCCGGGGCAGATGCCCATCGAGGACGTGCGCTTCGTCGTCGAGGCGCTCAAGCGGGCGCAATCCCCGAAGGCGTGA
- a CDS encoding threo-3-hydroxy-L-aspartate ammonia-lyase → MDLPTYEDVAAAARRIEGAAHRTPVLRSSTADALAGAQLYFKCENFQRMGAFKFRGAYNALSKFTPQQKRAGVIAFSSGNHAQAIALAAKLLGIPAVILMPLDAPQAKLDATRGYGAEVITFDRYKVDREALTKEVAAQRGMTLIPPYDHPDVLVGQGTAVKELIDEVGELDFLFTPLGGGGLLSGSALAARALAPNCRIYGVEPEAGNDGQQSFRKGEIVDIPVPKTIADGAQTQHLGQYTFGVIRRDVTDVLTATDAQLVECMRFFAGRMKMIVEPTGCLGLAGALHGGVAIAGKRVGILVSGGNVDLARFAQLAA, encoded by the coding sequence ATGGATTTGCCCACATACGAAGACGTCGCTGCCGCCGCGCGGCGCATCGAAGGCGCGGCCCACCGCACGCCCGTGCTGCGTTCGAGCACGGCCGACGCGCTGGCGGGAGCGCAGCTGTATTTCAAGTGCGAGAACTTCCAGCGCATGGGCGCCTTCAAGTTCCGTGGTGCGTACAACGCCTTGTCCAAATTCACGCCGCAGCAAAAGCGTGCCGGGGTGATCGCGTTCTCCTCCGGCAACCATGCGCAGGCCATCGCGCTCGCCGCGAAGCTGCTCGGCATCCCCGCCGTCATCCTCATGCCGCTGGACGCGCCGCAAGCCAAGCTCGACGCCACGCGTGGCTACGGCGCGGAGGTGATCACCTTCGACCGCTACAAGGTCGACCGCGAAGCGCTCACGAAGGAAGTCGCAGCACAGCGCGGCATGACGCTGATCCCGCCCTACGACCACCCCGACGTGCTGGTGGGGCAGGGGACCGCGGTCAAGGAACTCATCGACGAGGTGGGCGAGCTCGACTTCCTCTTCACGCCGCTGGGCGGCGGCGGCCTGCTGTCGGGCAGTGCGCTCGCGGCGCGGGCGCTGGCGCCCAACTGCCGCATCTACGGCGTGGAGCCCGAGGCGGGCAACGACGGCCAGCAGTCCTTCCGCAAAGGCGAGATCGTCGACATCCCCGTGCCCAAGACCATCGCCGACGGCGCGCAGACGCAGCACCTGGGCCAGTACACCTTCGGCGTGATCCGCCGCGACGTGACGGACGTGCTCACGGCCACCGATGCGCAGCTGGTCGAGTGCATGCGCTTCTTCGCCGGCCGCATGAAGATGATCGTCGAGCCCACGGGCTGCCTCGGCCTGGCGGGCGCGCTCCACGGCGGCGTGGCCATCGCGGGCAAGCGCGTGGGCATCCTCGTCAGCGGCGGCAACGTCGACCTCGCGCGTTTCGCGCAGCTGGCGGCGTGA
- a CDS encoding hemerythrin domain-containing protein — translation MATREKDACDLLDADHKNVKKMFKEYEELAGSRARSAAQKKMDLARQICMELTVHAQVEEEIFYPALREAIKDTDLIDEATVEHQTAKDLIAQIQQAGEADDMFDAKVKVLGEYIDHHVKEERGEMFPKARSARKLDLVAMRDEIEARKEELMAEMGAVA, via the coding sequence ATGGCAACCCGTGAAAAAGACGCGTGCGACCTGCTCGACGCGGACCACAAGAACGTGAAGAAGATGTTCAAGGAGTACGAAGAGCTTGCCGGTTCGCGCGCGCGCAGCGCCGCGCAGAAGAAGATGGACCTGGCCCGCCAGATCTGCATGGAGCTCACCGTGCATGCCCAGGTCGAGGAAGAGATCTTCTACCCCGCCCTGCGCGAGGCGATCAAGGACACCGACCTCATCGACGAGGCCACGGTGGAACACCAGACCGCCAAGGACCTCATCGCGCAGATCCAGCAGGCCGGCGAGGCCGACGACATGTTCGACGCCAAGGTCAAGGTGCTGGGCGAGTACATCGACCACCACGTGAAGGAAGAGCGCGGCGAGATGTTCCCGAAGGCCCGTTCCGCCCGCAAGCTGGACCTCGTCGCCATGCGCGACGAGATCGAGGCGCGCAAGGAGGAACTGATGGCCGAGATGGGGGCGGTCGCCTAG
- a CDS encoding ABC transporter permease, whose product MLRLLRAFSWPALRHHPWLGAVAVLAVMLGVALAFSVHLINQSALDEFSGAVRATSGEPDVELRAAAGHLDERLFARVAAHPQAALANPVLEVATFAVSPDGQRRPLRVVGLDVLSAASLSPTLMPALAPGEDRLTLFSPGVVFLNAAARRVAGDAPSLRLQSGLALREARIAGSVAAAGPPLAVMDIAAAQDFFARGGELTRIDVRLAAGADRQAFVRSLDLPPGVVATSPADAAQRVGNLSRAYRVNLTVLALVALFTGAFLVYSVLALSVAQRAQQFALLGVMGLTARERAALVVAEAFLLGAVGSALGIALGGALAQVGLRALGGDLGGGYFPGVAPEMHWSTPAALLYGALGCAAAMAGGWLPARAAQHLPLAQALKGLGSAPSHSRRRAIGAILLAAGVACAFLPPLAGIPLGAYASVGLLLVGGIAVLPAAIALLYGPLAPVVRHRALPLLALERARRVRESAAIAVSGVVASLSLAVALTVMVASFRDSVARWLDVVLPADLYLRTAASSQSADTAWFPPGFAAALAQAPGVARLTAQRTKPLLFDPTLPPVVLLARDMDDAARSLPMVGDVTAVPAGAVPVYVSEAVVDLYGAKPGENFTPLARALGVDARFVVAGVWRDYVRQSGAVALARADFVRLTGDRRANDIQLWLAPGADAAQVQAAARGIARQQGGFEESLEFGSARELRAASLRIFDRSFAVTYWLQAVAIGIGLFGVAASFSAQVLARRKEFGLLAHLGFTRAQVLRIVAGEGAAWTAVGSIAGLALGLAVAVVLVHVVNPQSFHWTMDLRVPWERLLLLCAAVVVAGTLTARFAGSAAARRDAVLAVKEDW is encoded by the coding sequence GTGCTGAGGCTCCTGCGCGCCTTCTCCTGGCCGGCGCTGCGCCACCACCCGTGGCTCGGCGCCGTTGCCGTTCTGGCTGTCATGCTGGGCGTGGCGCTCGCCTTCTCCGTCCACCTGATCAACCAGTCGGCGCTCGACGAGTTTTCGGGCGCGGTGCGTGCCACCAGCGGCGAGCCCGACGTGGAACTGCGCGCTGCCGCGGGCCACCTCGACGAGCGTTTGTTCGCGCGCGTCGCTGCGCATCCCCAAGCGGCGCTTGCGAATCCCGTCCTCGAAGTCGCGACCTTCGCGGTCAGCCCCGACGGCCAGCGCCGGCCCTTGCGCGTGGTGGGGCTGGACGTGCTGTCGGCGGCATCCCTCTCGCCGACCTTGATGCCGGCGCTCGCGCCGGGCGAGGACCGCCTCACGCTCTTCTCGCCGGGCGTCGTATTCCTCAACGCCGCGGCGCGCCGAGTCGCAGGCGATGCGCCGTCACTGCGCCTGCAAAGCGGCCTGGCCCTGCGCGAAGCGCGCATCGCCGGCAGCGTGGCCGCCGCCGGCCCGCCGCTGGCCGTCATGGACATCGCGGCGGCGCAGGACTTCTTCGCGCGCGGCGGCGAGCTGACGCGCATCGACGTGCGCCTCGCGGCCGGCGCCGACCGGCAGGCGTTCGTGCGCTCGCTGGACCTTCCGCCGGGCGTCGTCGCCACCAGCCCGGCCGATGCGGCGCAGCGCGTCGGAAATTTGTCGCGCGCCTACCGGGTGAACCTCACGGTCCTGGCGCTCGTCGCGCTGTTCACGGGCGCCTTCCTCGTCTACTCGGTGCTGGCGTTGAGCGTCGCGCAGCGCGCACAACAGTTCGCGCTGCTCGGCGTGATGGGGCTGACGGCGCGCGAGCGCGCGGCGCTGGTCGTGGCGGAAGCATTCCTCCTGGGCGCGGTGGGCAGTGCGCTGGGCATCGCGCTCGGTGGGGCGCTGGCGCAGGTCGGGCTGCGGGCGCTGGGCGGCGACCTGGGCGGCGGCTACTTTCCCGGCGTCGCGCCCGAGATGCACTGGAGCACGCCCGCAGCGCTGCTGTACGGCGCCCTCGGTTGCGCAGCGGCGATGGCGGGCGGCTGGCTGCCCGCGCGCGCCGCTCAGCACTTGCCGCTGGCGCAGGCGCTGAAAGGCCTGGGCTCGGCGCCCTCGCATTCGCGCCGCCGAGCCATCGGCGCGATCCTGCTGGCGGCTGGCGTTGCCTGCGCCTTCCTGCCGCCGCTCGCGGGCATCCCCTTGGGCGCGTATGCGTCCGTCGGCCTGTTGCTGGTCGGGGGGATCGCCGTGCTGCCTGCCGCCATCGCGCTGCTTTACGGCCCCCTCGCGCCGGTGGTGCGCCATCGCGCGCTGCCGCTCCTGGCCCTGGAGCGCGCGCGGCGCGTGCGCGAGAGCGCGGCCATCGCGGTCAGCGGCGTCGTCGCGTCGCTCAGCCTCGCGGTCGCCCTCACCGTGATGGTCGCGAGCTTCCGCGATTCAGTGGCGCGCTGGCTCGACGTCGTGCTGCCCGCCGACCTGTACCTGCGCACCGCTGCGTCGTCGCAGAGCGCCGACACGGCATGGTTCCCGCCCGGGTTCGCCGCGGCGCTGGCGCAAGCGCCCGGGGTGGCGCGCCTGACGGCGCAGCGCACGAAGCCCTTGCTGTTCGACCCCACGCTGCCGCCCGTGGTGCTGCTGGCGCGCGACATGGACGATGCGGCGCGCTCCCTGCCGATGGTCGGCGACGTCACCGCGGTTCCGGCCGGGGCGGTGCCGGTCTACGTCAGCGAGGCAGTGGTGGACCTCTACGGCGCGAAGCCGGGCGAGAACTTCACGCCGCTCGCGCGGGCGCTGGGCGTCGATGCGCGCTTCGTCGTCGCCGGCGTGTGGCGCGACTACGTGCGCCAGAGTGGCGCGGTCGCCCTGGCGCGCGCGGACTTCGTGCGGCTCACGGGCGACCGGCGCGCCAACGACATCCAGCTGTGGCTGGCGCCCGGCGCCGACGCGGCGCAGGTGCAGGCGGCGGCGCGCGGGATCGCCCGCCAGCAAGGCGGGTTCGAGGAGTCGCTGGAATTCGGCTCCGCGCGGGAGTTGCGCGCGGCCTCGCTGCGCATCTTCGACCGCAGCTTCGCCGTCACCTACTGGCTGCAGGCGGTCGCCATCGGCATCGGCCTCTTCGGCGTCGCCGCCAGCTTCAGCGCGCAGGTCCTCGCCAGGCGCAAGGAGTTCGGCCTGCTCGCGCACCTGGGCTTCACGCGCGCGCAGGTGCTGCGCATCGTCGCGGGCGAAGGCGCGGCGTGGACGGCCGTCGGATCCATCGCAGGGCTGGCGCTGGGTTTGGCCGTGGCCGTCGTGCTGGTGCACGTGGTCAACCCGCAAAGCTTCCACTGGACCATGGACCTGCGCGTCCCCTGGGAGCGCCTGTTGCTCCTGTGCGCGGCCGTCGTCGTCGCCGGCACGCTGACGGCGCGCTTCGCGGGCAGCGCGGCCGCGCGCCGCGACGCCGTGCTGGCCGTCAAGGAGGATTGGTGA
- a CDS encoding lipocalin-like domain-containing protein, which translates to MIARRELLRALAASAFVGDVRALPPARIEFPRDHGAHPPLRTEWWYVTGRLTAGAREFGFQVTFFRSRVDTAQALQSRFAAKQLVFAHAALTDVDGKRLWHDQRIAREGSGIAQAPIGGMQLKLHDWSLARDGSGAMQARITANGFALDLRLQPTQAPLLQGDAGLSRKGPLPAQASYYYSEPQLEARGAVTLQGKRIDVAGRAWLDHEWSEEVLDPSAVGWDWIGMNLDDGGALTAFRLRKPDGSTLWDGGSFRPRGGSPYVFSRGEAVFSAQRRWTSPLSQASYPVEWIVRTPADFYTVTAALDGQELDSRASTGAIYWEGLARLRDSNGRAVGHGYLEMTGYAQRLRI; encoded by the coding sequence GTGATCGCCCGCCGCGAGCTGTTGCGCGCGCTGGCGGCGTCGGCCTTCGTGGGCGACGTGCGCGCGCTGCCGCCGGCCCGCATCGAATTCCCGCGCGACCACGGCGCGCACCCGCCGCTGCGCACCGAGTGGTGGTACGTGACGGGGCGCCTCACGGCGGGCGCGCGCGAATTCGGCTTCCAGGTGACCTTCTTCCGCAGCCGCGTCGACACAGCTCAGGCGCTGCAATCGCGCTTTGCCGCGAAGCAGCTCGTGTTCGCGCACGCCGCACTGACCGATGTGGACGGCAAGCGCCTGTGGCACGACCAGCGCATCGCTCGCGAAGGGTCCGGCATCGCGCAGGCGCCCATTGGCGGGATGCAATTGAAACTGCACGACTGGTCGCTGGCGCGCGACGGCTCGGGCGCCATGCAGGCGCGCATCACGGCGAACGGCTTCGCGCTGGACCTGCGCCTGCAGCCGACACAGGCGCCCCTGCTGCAAGGCGATGCCGGCCTGTCGCGCAAGGGCCCACTGCCCGCGCAGGCCAGCTACTACTACAGCGAGCCGCAGCTCGAAGCGCGCGGCGCCGTCACGCTGCAAGGCAAGCGCATCGACGTCGCGGGACGCGCCTGGCTGGACCACGAATGGAGCGAGGAGGTGCTGGACCCGTCGGCCGTGGGCTGGGACTGGATCGGCATGAACCTGGACGACGGCGGCGCGCTCACGGCCTTCCGCCTGCGCAAGCCCGATGGGTCGACCCTGTGGGACGGCGGCTCGTTCCGGCCGCGCGGCGGCTCGCCCTATGTGTTCTCGCGCGGCGAAGCCGTGTTCAGCGCGCAGCGGCGCTGGACGAGCCCGCTGTCACAGGCGTCGTACCCGGTGGAGTGGATCGTGCGCACGCCGGCGGACTTCTACACCGTCACCGCGGCCCTCGACGGCCAGGAGCTGGACAGCCGCGCGTCCACGGGGGCGATCTACTGGGAAGGGCTCGCGCGCCTGCGTGACAGCAACGGCCGCGCCGTCGGCCACGGCTACCTGGAGATGACCGGCTACGCGCAGCGGCTGCGCATTTAG
- a CDS encoding DUF3606 domain-containing protein has protein sequence MSVHKTGTAIGENDRIHLDDEWEVCAWARYFNASERRVKEAVAAVGDSAMKVREHLRGHSEERPSA, from the coding sequence ATGTCCGTCCACAAGACCGGCACCGCCATCGGCGAGAACGACCGCATCCACCTCGACGACGAATGGGAGGTGTGCGCCTGGGCGCGCTACTTCAACGCCAGCGAACGGCGCGTGAAGGAAGCCGTCGCCGCGGTCGGCGACAGCGCCATGAAGGTGCGCGAGCACCTGCGTGGGCACAGCGAGGAGCGGCCCTCGGCCTAA
- a CDS encoding MarR family winged helix-turn-helix transcriptional regulator → MFDHCLYFNTTALARVVEKEWTAAFKPFGVTPSQGFLLRLALARPGLSQYEMADELTISRPTATRLIDGLQALGLLERREAEHDGRHWSVHPTRKAREIEEAINAASGAVTRRIQQRVGRENFQDTVGKVRAVCSALK, encoded by the coding sequence ATGTTCGACCACTGCCTGTACTTCAATACCACCGCGCTGGCCCGCGTGGTGGAGAAGGAATGGACGGCCGCTTTCAAGCCTTTCGGCGTGACGCCTTCCCAGGGCTTCCTGCTGCGGCTTGCGCTTGCGCGCCCCGGCCTGTCCCAGTACGAAATGGCGGATGAGCTGACCATCTCCCGCCCCACCGCAACCCGGCTGATCGACGGGCTGCAGGCCTTGGGCCTGCTCGAGCGCCGCGAGGCCGAGCACGACGGCCGGCATTGGTCGGTGCACCCCACGCGCAAGGCGCGCGAGATCGAGGAAGCCATCAACGCCGCGAGCGGAGCCGTCACGCGGCGCATCCAGCAGCGCGTGGGGCGCGAGAACTTCCAGGACACCGTCGGCAAGGTACGGGCCGTGTGTTCCGCCCTCAAGTGA
- a CDS encoding tautomerase family protein, giving the protein MPILNAKVSRPASPELTQRIAGKLGELTARILKKPPEVTAITLTYVPPEHWVIAGRTLAEHGKSSFYLDIKVTEGTNTKDEMAQYVAETYAAFRDILGELHEESYVYVEEVHGFAYGYGGRTQEYRYVKAKL; this is encoded by the coding sequence ATGCCCATCCTCAACGCCAAGGTGTCCCGGCCCGCCAGCCCCGAACTCACGCAGCGCATCGCCGGCAAGCTGGGGGAGCTGACCGCGCGCATCCTGAAGAAGCCGCCGGAGGTCACGGCGATCACCCTCACCTACGTCCCGCCCGAGCACTGGGTGATCGCGGGGCGCACGCTCGCCGAGCACGGCAAGTCCAGCTTCTACCTGGACATCAAGGTGACCGAAGGCACGAACACGAAGGACGAGATGGCGCAGTACGTCGCCGAGACGTACGCGGCGTTCCGCGACATCCTCGGCGAGTTGCACGAGGAGAGCTACGTGTACGTGGAGGAGGTGCACGGCTTCGCGTACGGCTATGGCGGCCGCACGCAGGAATACCGCTACGTGAAGGCGAAGCTCTGA
- a CDS encoding DUF1178 family protein, which translates to MKVLDLECRQRHVFEGWFGSEDEFQGQLARGLVECPLCGDTHVAKRLSAPRINRGAQPPQATAKNEVMATSDPSMQAKWLQMVRHVLANTEDVGERFAEEARKIHYGETEERNIRGQASAEETEQLLEEGIGVLPLPIPKALKGPLQ; encoded by the coding sequence ATGAAGGTTCTGGACCTCGAGTGCCGGCAACGGCACGTCTTCGAAGGATGGTTCGGCTCCGAGGATGAATTCCAGGGGCAGCTGGCGCGCGGCCTGGTGGAATGCCCCCTGTGCGGCGACACGCACGTGGCCAAGCGCCTGTCGGCGCCGCGCATCAACCGGGGCGCGCAGCCGCCCCAGGCCACCGCCAAGAACGAGGTGATGGCCACCAGCGACCCGTCGATGCAGGCCAAGTGGCTGCAGATGGTGCGCCACGTGCTCGCCAACACCGAGGACGTCGGCGAGCGCTTCGCCGAAGAGGCCCGCAAGATCCACTACGGCGAGACCGAGGAGCGCAACATCCGCGGCCAGGCCTCGGCCGAGGAGACCGAGCAGCTGCTCGAGGAGGGCATCGGCGTGTTGCCGCTGCCCATCCCCAAGGCCCTCAAGGGCCCGCTCCAGTAA
- a CDS encoding NUDIX hydrolase has translation MTADRHLIEEKTASEEILKGNFLHAFRDTVRLPNGGTATREYVVHPGAVMMIPVLDDGRLVMERQFRYPMGRVMVEFPAGKIDRGEDVLVCAKRELLEETGYTAAQWARAGQLHPVISYSTEFIDIWFCRGLTLTEAKLDDEEFLEVFTATPAEVLGWCRDGTITDSKTLIGAFWLQNVLAGTWHLDWQP, from the coding sequence ATGACCGCCGACCGCCACCTGATCGAAGAGAAGACCGCCAGCGAGGAGATCCTCAAGGGCAACTTCCTGCACGCCTTCCGCGACACGGTGCGGCTGCCCAACGGCGGCACGGCGACGCGTGAATACGTGGTGCACCCCGGCGCGGTGATGATGATCCCCGTGCTGGACGACGGGCGCCTGGTGATGGAGCGCCAGTTCCGCTACCCCATGGGGCGCGTGATGGTCGAGTTCCCGGCCGGCAAGATCGACCGCGGCGAGGACGTGCTGGTGTGCGCCAAGCGCGAGCTGCTCGAGGAAACCGGCTACACCGCCGCGCAGTGGGCGAGGGCAGGGCAGCTGCACCCGGTCATCTCCTACTCGACCGAGTTCATCGACATCTGGTTCTGCCGCGGGCTGACGCTGACCGAAGCCAAGCTCGACGACGAGGAATTCCTCGAGGTCTTCACCGCCACGCCCGCCGAGGTCCTGGGCTGGTGCCGCGACGGCACGATCACCGACTCCAAGACCCTCATCGGCGCCTTCTGGCTCCAGAATGTCCTTGCCGGGACCTGGCATCTGGACTGGCAGCCATAA
- a CDS encoding DUF2818 family protein, whose amino-acid sequence MTQTVSTWLVIVAALVAANLPFVNDRVFAVVPWQGRKSLAMRLVELVVLYFAVGLLGVLLEKRLGQVAPQGWEFYAVTGALFITFAFPGFVWRYLARRR is encoded by the coding sequence ATGACGCAAACGGTCTCTACCTGGCTCGTCATCGTGGCCGCGCTCGTCGCGGCCAACCTGCCTTTCGTCAACGACCGCGTGTTCGCGGTGGTGCCGTGGCAGGGGCGCAAGTCGCTGGCGATGCGCCTCGTCGAGCTCGTGGTGCTCTATTTCGCGGTAGGCTTGCTGGGCGTGCTGCTCGAAAAGCGCCTCGGGCAGGTCGCGCCGCAGGGCTGGGAGTTCTACGCCGTCACCGGCGCGCTCTTCATCACCTTCGCCTTTCCGGGTTTCGTGTGGCGCTACCTCGCCCGACGCCGATGA
- the nuoN gene encoding NADH-quinone oxidoreductase subunit NuoN, which translates to MFDYNSLSVATPEIVLLVMACVIALVDLGVTSRLRNASYFLTMATLAAVAWLTASLAIDNETRYAFGTMVVADPMANWLKCFSALAMMVCMVYGRPYSADRDMLRGGEMFTLSLFALLGMFVMVSGSNFLVIYLGLELLTLCSYALVALRRDNAVATEAAMKYFVLGAMASGFLLYGLSMLYGATGSLDIGTVFKIVRAGEVKHQVLVFGLVFIVSGLAFKLGAAPFHMWIPDVYQGAPTAVTIIIGSAPELAAFGICIRLLVEGLLPLALDWQQMLVILAIGSLVIGNLAAIAQTNLKRMLAYSTIAQMGFVVLGLLAGVVKGGSVDDTALAANAYSSAMFYIVTYVLTTLATFGIILLLAREGFESEEISDLAGLNQRSPLYAAIMSICMFSLAGVPPLVGFYAKLSVLQALVASGQNLYIGLAIFAVVLSLIGSFYYLRVVKVMYFDEPITVTTVAAPLDVRMVLSLNGALVLLLGILPGGLMSLCARAILKTLAT; encoded by the coding sequence ATGTTCGACTACAACAGCCTGAGCGTCGCCACGCCGGAGATCGTGCTGCTGGTGATGGCCTGCGTGATCGCGCTGGTGGACCTGGGCGTCACCTCGCGCCTGCGCAACGCCAGCTACTTCCTGACGATGGCCACGCTGGCCGCCGTCGCGTGGCTCACGGCCTCGCTCGCCATCGACAACGAGACGCGCTACGCCTTCGGCACCATGGTGGTGGCCGACCCCATGGCCAACTGGCTCAAGTGCTTCTCGGCGCTGGCGATGATGGTCTGCATGGTGTACGGGCGCCCGTACTCCGCCGACCGCGACATGCTGCGCGGCGGCGAGATGTTCACGCTGTCGCTCTTCGCGCTGCTGGGCATGTTCGTGATGGTCTCGGGCAGCAACTTCCTGGTGATCTACCTGGGGCTGGAACTGCTCACGCTGTGCAGCTACGCGCTGGTCGCCCTGCGCCGCGACAACGCCGTGGCCACCGAGGCCGCGATGAAGTATTTCGTGCTCGGCGCGATGGCCAGCGGCTTCCTGCTCTACGGCCTGTCGATGCTGTACGGGGCCACCGGCTCGCTGGACATCGGCACCGTGTTCAAGATCGTGCGCGCAGGCGAGGTGAAGCACCAGGTGCTCGTCTTCGGCCTCGTGTTCATCGTCTCGGGCCTCGCTTTCAAGCTCGGCGCCGCGCCGTTCCACATGTGGATCCCGGACGTCTACCAGGGCGCGCCGACGGCCGTCACCATCATCATCGGCAGCGCGCCCGAGCTCGCCGCCTTCGGCATCTGCATCCGCCTGCTGGTGGAGGGCCTGCTGCCGCTGGCGCTGGACTGGCAGCAGATGCTGGTCATCCTCGCGATCGGCTCGCTCGTGATCGGCAACCTGGCCGCGATCGCGCAGACCAACCTCAAGCGCATGCTGGCCTATTCCACGATCGCCCAGATGGGCTTCGTGGTGCTGGGCCTGCTCGCGGGCGTGGTCAAGGGCGGGTCGGTCGACGACACGGCGCTGGCCGCCAACGCCTACAGCTCGGCGATGTTCTACATCGTCACCTACGTGCTCACCACGCTGGCCACCTTCGGCATCATCCTGCTGCTGGCGCGCGAGGGCTTCGAGAGCGAGGAGATCTCCGACCTTGCGGGCCTCAACCAGCGCAGCCCGCTGTACGCCGCGATCATGTCGATCTGCATGTTCTCGCTGGCTGGCGTGCCGCCGCTGGTGGGCTTCTACGCCAAGCTGTCGGTGCTGCAGGCGCTGGTCGCGTCGGGCCAGAACCTCTACATCGGCCTGGCCATCTTCGCCGTCGTGCTGTCGCTGATCGGTTCGTTCTACTACCTGCGGGTCGTGAAGGTCATGTACTTCGACGAGCCGATCACCGTGACCACGGTGGCCGCGCCGCTGGACGTGCGCATGGTGCTGTCGCTCAACGGCGCGCTGGTGCTGCTGCTGGGCATCCTGCCGGGCGGCCTGATGTCGCTGTGCGCGCGGGCCATCCTCAAGACCCTGGCCACGTGA